A stretch of DNA from Xyrauchen texanus isolate HMW12.3.18 chromosome 31, RBS_HiC_50CHRs, whole genome shotgun sequence:
GGCACggactgggtctggtaggccaatgcgttaacagttaacagtgcatgtcagagcaaaagccaagtccaaggaattgtctgtagacctccgagacaggattgtatcgaggcacagatctggggaagggtacagaaatatttctgcagcattgaaggtcccaatgagcacagtggcctccatccatAAATGGATTAAGTTTGGAACCACTGGGACTCTTCCttgagctggccgcccagccaaactgagcgatcgggggagaagggccttagtcagggaggtgaccaagaacccgatggtcactctgacagagctccagcatttctctgtggagagaggagaaccttccagaagaacaaccatctctgcagcactccacaaaTCAGGCCTGTAcagtagagtggccagacggaagccactcctcagtaaaaggcacatgacagcctgcctggactTTGCctaaaggcacctgaaggactctccgaccatgagaaacaaaattatctggtctgatgaaacaaagattgaactctttggcctgaatggcaagtgtcatgtctggaggaaacttcatcacctggccaataccatccctacagtgaaacattgtggtggcagcatcattctgtggggatgtttttcagtggcaggaactgggagactagtcgcgatcgaggaaaagatgaatgcagcaatgtacagagacatccttgatgaaaacctgctccagagcgatttggacctcagactggggtgaaggttcatcttccaacaggacaacgaccaagcacacagtcaagataacaaaggagtggctatgggacaactctgtgaatgtcctttagtggcccagccagagcccagacttgaacctgattgatcatctctggagagatctgaaaatggatgTTCACTGAcgctcccatccaacctgatgaagattgagaggtcctgcaaagaagaatgtgagaaactgctcaaaaataggtgtgccaagcttgtagcatcatacacaaaatgacttgaggctgtaattggtgccaaaggtgcttcaacaaagtattgagcaaaggctgtgaatacttatgtacatgtgtttttttttcttccgtttttttacttttaataaatttgcaaagatttcaaacaaacttcttttcaTGTTGTCATAATGGCATgtagtttgtagaattttgaggaaaataatgaattaatttcattttgtaataaggctgtaacataacaaaatgtggaaaaagtgaagtgctgtgaatactttccggatgtactgtagatagatagatagattttgcTTGTTGAAAATTTTTTTGCACTTAAACGTTTGAAGCGATGAGACTATAATTATTTAGTCCGTTTATTTACAAACAATGTTGTTGAAAATGCCATCGTATTACCACAATAGACTGGCGTACAACTCTCATTTAAATGGTCATGTGCATCAGAACCACGACAGACGCTCATGATTTCGTGATGTTTAAAGTGCTCACGTGTTTCATTCTCTATctttctcctcaacagttccctgttacTTTTAATAGTCTTGTCTGATGATATAATGGCtaatatcaataaaacatttatcacATACTGTCCATAAGTATGTTGGTATGTCATTTAGATGGAAGTAATTACTCAGTAACACAAATCTCAAAACTTGAGCAAATCCAGCGTTTTTTTCCGGCTTAGAACTCATGTATCTTTCTCTATAGCATGTATTTTATCAGCCTGGATCAAaactctgtgagggataaaggcagatggcagatggtggtgcaacGGGAGAGagagtttatggacatgtccgtcgtgtgtgtttgtcttttgtttcagttttatattaaactattatttatgttatcaagccggttctcccaggaggagggatgcccgtcacggagtcctcgacactgccgtccacccaggggagtgccgctgccatccacagggggagggagtagactgaCCGCCCGGACGTGgtgaatggccgccgtccgcgaagcgagtggggactggactccccgaccttctggagcgatggagccgctgccaggggcggaggagagccctgccatcccccagaaatgtggAGGGGTCGATGGAAGACCGCTGTCCGTGAGGGGCGGAGGGAAGTGtgtccccgaccgcctggagcggtagggccgctgccaggggcagaggagtgtccccacgagtcgtcgagaatgcggaggggcgttctgaccgccgggggacgtgagtctgactccggtcctcccggggagaagcggctgtcatccgcctgagagggtggagaagtgatcgaggaccatgcgacgatgtattggagaaccggcgagtaagtttttttttccatctctctctcctctctctctcactgccgctttgcattggccttttccctctcgtttcaaTTTTACAGTGTTCTTtcgggggggttactacactgttacagaaagtacccccccatttgaattatttctgtttccctccccttgtcccctccctcttccaggtagatggggatgacctgccggcagaccaggcttaaagcacgccctcccccagagaaagagggggggtgtacgtcaggccgggggctttccagcctgagagaacgagggaggaatgtgccagggtggagggcggggccggttcgtgattatacacacctggtcccttatcaggctaattaagcctccgagagggataaaggccgatggcagacggtggtgcgacgggagagagattgtttacgaacatgtccgtcatgtgtgtctttgtcttttgtttcagttttatattaaactattatttatattatcaagccggttctcacctcctcctttccattgaactgcgttacataCACCTTTtcctaatatataaaaatgttttaatgtgcaaatacaattttattaatgaAGTAGAACAAACTACTGTCTaccatttaaaacagaaaaattgTATCTCATGAAAATGCTATGCAATTTTTAGTACATtgtgtaaatgttatttattagATTAAGATGTGTGAGATATCATCATTATATCAGCCTATCGGGCCAGCCTGCTCTCTGTATATCAGCATTGGCCGTAAAAAAATCGACCACTATTAACACagctaataaactaataaattgGGGTtaaatttcaattatttttatattttcttttaactgatttttgtcaatttactgttttcattgtagagctgatgaACGAGCAAGATGAACCTCTagagctgaatgaagtggaggagaaacttcAGGATCATAAACATCATGATTTAATacctggagaaaaatctttgagtggCTCAAAGACTAAGAAGAATTTCTCACCAAAAAAGCCTCAAAGAAGAGCAGCCAAAAATAATTCCACCTGcactcaatgtggaaagagtttcacatatCAATGCGAGCTTAAtacacacatgagagttcataccgGAGAAaagccttacacgtgccatcagtgtggaaaaagttttgcaCATACACGAAATCTCAAATGTCATCTTCATCGTCACTCTGAAGAAAGACCATTTCAATGTGACAAGTGCtgcaaaacatttgttttggcaAAGTACctaaaaaatcatctgaaaactcacacaaatgagaagccttacaagtgttaCACAACTTTTTGTGGAAAAAGTTTTTCATGCTTGTCCAATTTAAAagagcaccagaaaatacatactGGTGCAGGGGttcatatgtgctttgaatgtgggaagatCTTTACTAATGCCAGCAACTTGAAACAGCaccaaataattcatactggagaaaaaccttacaagtgttcacactgtggagAGCATTTcactcattcaaaacaactgaaaatacatgagagaattcatacggGAGAAAACCCTTACaggtgctcacactgtggaaagagtttcactcggttaGAAGTCCTGAAAAggcatgagagaattcatactggagagaaaccttacaagtgctcacactgtgaaaagggtttcactcagtcagaaaacctgaaaaggcatgagagaattcatactggagagaaaccttacaagtgttcacactgtggaaagagttttactgtgccacaaaacctgaaaagacatgagagaattcatactggagaaaaaccattCAAGTGTGAGCACTGTGGTAAGAGTTTCACTCGGATAGAAGACCTGAAAATACacaagagaatccatactggagaaaaaccttacaagtgctcacactgtgaaaagagtttcactcagtcatacAGCTTGAAAAtacacaagagaattcatactggagagaaaccttacaagtgttcacactgtggaaagagttttattcAGATaaaacacctgaaaacacatgagagaatccatactggagtgaaaccatacaagtgctcatactgtgaaaagagtttcactgtgttacaaaacctgaaaacacacaagagaatccatactggagagaaaccttacatgtgcttacactgtgaaaagagtttcactcagataaaacacctgaaaacacatgaaagAATCCATTCTGGAGAAAAACCATttaagtgttcacactgtggaaagtgtTTCACTCGGTTAGAAAACCTGAATACACAtgaaagaattcatactggagtgaAACCTTACATGTGCTTacattgtgaaaagagtttcactcagtcagaaaacctgaaaaggcacgagagaattcatactggagaaaaacctttcaaGTGTCAAACTGTTGAAGGGGTGGATTTTTGAAACCTTTTATATTTGCAAGTTCTAGACTTATGACATGTGATTGCTGTAGACAAAACCCTcaattaattgttattttatcaAAGTAGCTGCCATAACTCATTGCTGTAACTTGACAGCTGCTCATATGTTTTGTAAAACTGTTTGGGAACTTGCTTTATTATGGCTTCGAAGTTAATGTGTGCTTGAAGGTATCACAAGTATCCcatatttgtaaaatgttaaaatgtttaaagtcAGTGGCCTATCAAACTCTCAGAAAATGTTGTACTGCGATGCCTCTAAATTCAATTTGCATATGACTATAATTGCTTGTGACTGTTTTTGAATGGGCGGCTTATTCTTGCTTATTCTGCTTCCTCTTTTTCTTCTGTTTCTTCTGTATTGTTGTACCAGTTTATTTCATTGACTTGTGATGGAGTTGGAATGCAGAGAACAATAAGTAAACTCTCTCAATTTCAAATATGAGTTTTGAGTTTTTATTTTCCAGAATTCATATTTGGGACCAACTGTTTATCCCcaacactgtggaaagagttcaGTCAGTTAGAAAatatgaaaacacatgagagaattcatactggagaaaaaccatacaagtgctcacactgtgaaaagagtttcactgtgTCACAAATATGTATCTGTTACTATCGTaaccattccctgatggagggaatgagacgttgtgtagaTGAGTGACACTAGGGTTGGTCTTGAGAGCCTgatacaccttcagatcttttagaaaaggccaatgagaattggctagtagaatttgcatgtcactccccctGACATATAGGGAATAAAGGGGAGGACGGAATAAGGATTtattcaggtttttgcactgaggagccgagacaagttCCCGGCCATTACAGCGGTGTAGctcagcctgtggcaagagggacacaatgtctcattccctccatcatttacatttacatttacatttattcatttggcagacgcttttatccaaagcgacttacaaaagaggaagaacatcagcgaatcatcttagggagacagtggtacaaaaagtgccatattacaaagtttcactatcatcataatagtacaaaacagatttaagtgcaacaagaaatgtaaatatatatatatatatatatatatatatatatatatatatatatatttatttattttttttttattgaccggttaagtgcttttggaaaagatgtgtttttagcgttttttgaagatagagagtgagttagcttcccggattgagttgggaaggtcattccaccaccgtggtatgatgaaactgaaagtccgggaaagtgttttggtgcctctttgttttggtacgacaaggcgacattccttagccgaccgcaggcttctggtgggaacgtagctctgcataaatgttttaaggtatgctggagcagacccagtgactgttttatatgccagcatcagggccttgaatttaaaacgggcatgaaccggcagccagtggagagagacaaagagtggtgtaacgtgtgctctcttaggttcattaaagaccagacgtgctgctgcattctggatcatttggagaggtctaatagcgcatgcaggaaggcctgcaatgagagcgttacagtagtccagtctagttatgacaagggactgaacgagcagttgtgtggcatgtacagagaggaagggtcttatcttcctgatattgtagagtgtaaatctacaagatcttgcagtttttgaaatgtggtctgtgaaatttagctcatcatcaatggttacccctagatttctgaccgttttggaaggcgaaactgtagttggacccagctgcacggtgatgttgtgttcaacagcagggttggctggaaagacaaggagttctgtcttggcagggttgagttgaaggtggtgttccttcatccaggcagagatgtctgccagacaggcagcgattcgaacggtcactgtggtgtcgttgggctggaaagacaagtagagttgcgtgtcatcagcgtagcagtggtaagagaaaccatgtgactggatgatgggtcccagtgatgttgtgtatatggagaagagaagtggcccaagcactgatccctgaggtaccccagtaagtaactggtgtggcttggatacttcccctctccatgctacctcaaaggacctttctgagagataagagttgaaccagtcaagcacagttccagtgatacccagtttagagagggtggagagtaggatctgatggttgactgtgtcaaaggcagcagaaaggtccagcaaaatcagaacggatgatctcgattcagctctcgccagtctcagcgactcgatgacagacagcagggcagtctcagtggagtgtccacttttgaagcccgactgattgggACCGAATCTTCAGGGAACGAAGGTAACgaaagtaaccaagatgttccccttctgtcactcactcaacgttgtgtcgatgaattgacactaggggtccctatacaaaacgcaacaatgactgaactggtcaggtgaactgccgatgcaggcgTAGGCAAGCTACTATGAGCGTAGGAACAGATGCATTCCCGGAATCACATGATAAAACATCATGTGATTCCCCACAACCCTGGGGAGTTCaaagggaaggcattcttttccgttcctattcttttagggggaaaagaccctgcagaggccacacctGCCCTGAAGGGGAGGGTATAAAAAAGACTACTACATCACATGGGCCGAaaagccgcacatggaagaggtgcggtggtaggtcctgccattcgtaggggaggagtttctacaaacactgtgaccggggcagagagggctctgccaagggagatgtgggtctaCCGAAAAAGGGAGACCGTATTATGGAAGATACATCACAAGAGGTTACCAGGGTAACCGAGACCTGTgaagcacttaccccagtacagggcccgTTAGCGCACGTACTGGGTCTGACTACGAATTCCTCCACAGAATTCgtgagtcagagggctaggaagaagaacatccagggatCAGAGGTCATGAACATGCATGGGAGAGAGAATGCACGGCTTCACCTACCTGGAGGGCAAAGGTGATATACACAAGCGGcacacccggccagctgccccTTGTAAtgaaacttacctgttcgtacatGAAGGAACACCTGCTCAACTggaagattgtaaaatcttgaggagctattgggtgttgcccagcccactgctctgcagatgcctgctagagaggtgccattggcctgtgcccacgaggatgccacactccttgtagagtgtgttcGAACCTGCAAGAGGGCGGGCACggactgggtctggtaggccaatgcgatggtgtccacgatccagtgggcaagcctctgtttggagacagcgttccctttctactattgaccaaagcagacaaagacttgacagagcatctagagctctgcgtgcaatccaaatagatgcggcgggcatgcaccggacacagcaacaagaaggctgggtctgcctcctcctgggacagtttgttgcaggctcaccacctggccCCCAAAAGGGgcttgggaaccttgggcacattgtctggtcggggtctcaggactacatgagagtcttccggaccaaactccaggcacgtttgctaggggtggtgatggtgtagtgatctaaagcacataactggtaatctggtaatcagaaggtcgctggttcaatccacacagccaccaccattatgtccttgagcaaggcacttaactccaggttgctctggggggattgtccctgtaataagggctctgtaagttgctttggataaaagcgtctgccaaatgcataaatgtaaatgtttgctgGCAGAGATTGCtcgcaggtccccgaccctctgatGGAAGTGTGCGCAATCAGGAGGGAAGTCTTCAATGAGAGGGCCTTTGTCTCAACTGACTCTGGGGGCTCGAGCGGGGCTCTCCGTAGGCCtagaaggaccacggagaggtcccatgagggaagagGCGCGGCCTAGGAGGGTACCTCCTGTCACCTCTCGGGAATCTGATGAACAGGTTGTGCTTACCAAGAAACTTACCTTCAACAGCATGATGATGTTTTGCTATAGCAACTACAagaccttgagagtggagggggtCTTGTACCCCTCCAATTCTCTTGCAGGAAGGGAAGCACTTACCCGACTTATATCTGTGGGTCTTCGCttatgggaagaacaccacttagtgaacatACGTCACTTCAGGGACTACAGTT
This window harbors:
- the LOC127624996 gene encoding zinc finger protein 501-like, which gives rise to MNEQDEPLELNEVEEKLQDHKHHDLIPGEKSLSGSKTKKNFSPKKPQRRAAKNNSTCTQCGKSFTYQCELNTHMRVHTGEKPYTCHQCGKSFAHTRNLKCHLHRHSEERPFQCDKCCKTFVLAKYLKNHLKTHTNEKPYKCYTTFCGKSFSCLSNLKEHQKIHTGAGVHMCFECGKIFTNASNLKQHQIIHTGEKPYKCSHCGEHFTHSKQLKIHERIHTGENPYRCSHCGKSFTRLEVLKRHERIHTGEKPYKCSHCEKGFTQSENLKRHERIHTGEKPYKCSHCGKSFTVPQNLKRHERIHTGEKPFKCEHCGKSFTRIEDLKIHKRIHTGEKPYKCSHCEKSFTQSYSLKIHKRIHTGEKPYKCSHCGKSFIQIKHLKTHERIHTGVKPYKCSYCEKSFTVLQNLKTHKRIHTGEKPYMCLHCEKSFTQIKHLKTHERIHSGEKPFKCSHCGKCFTRLENLNTHERIHTGVKPYMCLHCEKSFTQSENLKRHERIHTGEKPFKCQTVEGVDF